Below is a genomic region from Balneola sp. MJW-20.
TCATCAGAACAGAAAGAAATCGGATTGGTCAGATTTTATTGCTGATAATCCTGACAGGATCAAGGGACTATGATCGCATATCTCAAAGGACATGTAGAAGAGATAAGAGAAGACGCAGTAATTCTGGATGTCAACAATATCGGTTATCGGGTAGAGGCATCTTCTACAACGCTTGATCAGGTACGGGACGCCGGATCTGAGATCAAGCTGCTTATATATCATCACTTTACCGACAGTGACCAGCGCTTGTTCGGTTTTTTCACCCGAAATGAAAAGAACCTGTTTGAGAAACTCATCACCGTAAAAGGGGTCGGACCTAAATCCGGGCTTAATATTCTATCCGGGCTGCCTGCTGATCAGCTGATCCGTGCGATTACGGGTTCTCAGGCCTCTACCCTGTCGAAAGTACCCGGTATCGGTAAGAAAACGGCCGAACGCATCATTGTCGAACTAAAAGATAAGCTGGATGCACCGGAAACAGAATCCGGAGGACAACCACTCGTCGGTGGCGGGGTTACCGATGAAGCCATATCCGCTCTGGAGAGCCTTGGCTTCAAAAAAAGGGAAGCGGAAGCTGCAGTGCTGAAAGCACTGAAAGATTCTGACAGTTCTAATGCCTCGGAAGTGATCAAAAAGTCACTGAGCTTACTCAACAAATAGCGGCGTAACAGTTTCTTAATGTCACTCATTGTATATTATTCAGGTACATTACTATCATAAATTGATATCGTAAACCAAATCTGATTACCGTGGCTGAACAAACTATTCTGGTCGTTGATGATGAAAAAGACCTCCTTGACCTGATCGAGTACAATCTGAAAAAAGAAGGCTTCAAAGTCCTGAAAGCCGAGAATGGTGAGCAAGGTATAGAGAAGGCCAGAGAGCATAAACCGGATCTTGTTTTATTGGATATCATGATGCCTAAAATGGATGGTCTGGAAGCAGTTGAGATCATGCGTAAAGATGATGACCTCAGGAATATTCCGATCATTTTTCTGACTGCCCGAAGTGATGAAAAAACGGAAGTGGAAGGACTGGACAAGGGCGGCGATGATTATATAACCAAACCCATAAGTACAACTAAGCTGATATCCAGGATAAAAGCGGTGATGCGACGCTTTGAGGATATAGAGGAATCCGTGAACAAACTGGAAGTGCACGACCTCATGATCGACAAAGATCGCTACATCGTAAGCAGGGGCGAAGAAGAGTTTCAGCTTCCCCGAAAAGAATTCGAACTTTTGTTCTACCTTGCCAGCCGTAAAGGCAAAGTTCTGGATCGCCAGACATTGTTGAACAAGGTCTGGGGAGATAATATCTATGTAGTAGATCGTACCGTGGATGTGCATGTGAGAAAGATCCGTGAAAAACTGGGGGATCATTACATTGAGACCGTAAAAGGAGTCGGTTACCGGTTCAAAGAATGAGTAAAAAGAATAAGAGATCCTGGAATTTGTACAAGTTAGGCCTGCGAACGGCTTTTTTTACCTCTCTGATCAGTTCAGCTCTGATATTTTTATTGATCTGGATTGGCCTGGATACAGGTATTTATGAATCGGGAACCTATGGAGTTCTTACCCTTCCGATATTTTTCATAATTGCCTATACGGTCAATTATCGCATGACTTACCGCCGCCTTGAGATGCTTGAAAGGGTCTCAAAGAATATCGCACGGAAAAGGTTTAAAGAATACGATGATGTTACCACACGCCACAATGACGAACTGGATTACCTGATCAAACAGGCTGCCAAATCAAGCCGAACCATAGAAAGAGAAATACAGCGGCTTAACAGGATCGAAAACTATAGAAAGGAATTTATTGGTGATATTTCACATGAGCTTAAGACACCGGTATTCGCCATTCAGGGGTTTATTGAAACCCTTTTAAACGGTGCTTTGGAAGACGAAGAGGTGAATCGTGATTTTCTCCGTAAAGCAATGAGAAATGTGAACCGACTGATCTATCTCACGAAAGACCTTATGGAGATCTCAAAACTGGAAACAGGAGAACTTAAATCCGAGATCGAAGAGGTCTACCTTTATGAAGTGTTGCACGATATACTGGAAAGTTTACAGTATAAAGCTGAAAAAGAACGCATAGAGCTTATTGTTAATGATTTTGACCGCAATATCTGCGTAAAGGCTGACAAGAATCAGGTTAAGCAGGTATTGATCAACCTGATCGAGAATGCCATTAAGTACAATACCCCCGGAGGTAAAGTTGAGGTTACCGTAAAGTCTGAACCCACTAACCCGGACCGGGTTTTTGTAGAAGTTAAGGATACCGGTATCGGGATAGATGAAAAGGATATCCCAAGGGTAACTGAAAGGTTTTTCCGGGTGGATAAATCCCGATCAAGAGAACGAGGAGGTACGGGACTTGGCCTGGCTATTGTAAAACATATCCTCGAAGCTCACGGAGAAAAATTCATGATCCAGAGCGCCCCGAATGTTGGATCGACCTTTACCTTTACGTTGCGGAGAGCGGACGTTCATGCGTTATAATTTATGCGCTAACTTTGTACCTTTCCTGCACCTAATTTAATTCCTAAATCAAATATTACCATGACCTACGCTGTAATCATGGCCGGTGGATCGGGAACCCGTTTCTGGCCAAAAAGCACCAAAGAACTTCCGAAGCAGTTTCTGAAATTGTTTGGCGAAAAAACCATGCTGCAGAATACAGTGGATCGTATAAAGGAAGAGATACCGCTCGAAAGAGTTCTGGTAGTAACAAATGATCGGTATGTGGACATCGTTAAAGACCAGCTTCCGGGAATACCGGCGCACAATGTGGTAGGGGAACCGGTAGCAAAGAATACCGCTCCCTGTGTGGCGATCGCAGCCGAGCTTTTGCATAAAAAAGATGAAGAAGCGGTTATGGTGGTGCTGCCCGCTGATCACCATATTACGAAGCCTGATAAATTCAGGGACATACTCAGGTCTGCGATCTCTAAAGCAAAGCAGGATAATTTCCTGGTCACGATTGGAATTAAGCCGGATCGCCCTGAAACCGGGTACGGTTATATTCACGGTAATGACAAGATATCAGAGGAGCTGGAAGATCATATTGTTCACCCGGTTCGTTCATTCAAAGAAAAACCAGACCTGGAGACGGCCAGGGACTTTCTTAAGTCCGGAGACTATTTCTGGAATAGCGGCATGTTCGTATGGAGTGCTTCTACGATCCTGAACGAGGTAAGCTCATACCTGCCGGATATGTTTAAACTGGTTAAGGAAGCGGGCGAATCTCTGTATGGGGAAGGACATGATGCTGCTGTTGATCATTTTTATAATTCCTGTGAATCGATTTCCATTGATTATGGCATCATGGAAAACTCTAAGGATGTGTTTGTAGTACCGGGTGAGTTTGGCTGGAATGATGTAGGTAGCTGGACGGCGGTCTATGACCTTGGTGAAAAGGACCAGCAGGGTAACGTTGTAAATGGCTCTTTCTTTACTCAAAGTGCAGCCGGGAATAATTATATCAGTTCTGAATCAGGGAAAATGATATCACTTGTCGGAGTGGAAGGACTGGCTGTAGTAGAAACAGAAAATGCTATATTGGTTTGTAAACTGGATCAGGCTCAAAAAGTGAAGGATATAGTAAACCAGCTTAATGAAAGTGAGGAACTGAAAAAGTTCCTCTGATCAGACCTTTATGACTTGTTGATCAAAGGCCAGCTTTATGTGGTCCGGCAGGCGGTCATTTGTAGGCTGGTGATCCACATAACTGTTCATATGGATCAGGTAAGCTTCAGGAACTTCCAGTTCATTAATGATATCCACCGCCTGTGGAATGGTAAGGTGAGTGGGATGATCGGGCTCCCATCGTAATGCACTCAGTACCATGACATCCGAACCGCGGATCAGGTCGCGGGTACTTTTCGGAATATCTTTTACATCGGTCAGGTAAGAAAAATTATCGATCCTGTATCCGTTGATCGCCATTTTACCGTGAGTCACTGGAAGAGGAGTCACCTCATGTTCTCCGATCATGAAAGGAGAGTCGGCAACTACCAGATCCAGTGATGTAGAGCCGGGATACTTATTTTCACCGAACATATAATCAAACCGTTTTTTGATCGAGTCTACGCAGCTTTCAGTAGAGTAGACCGGAATAGGGCCTGATTTTTTAAAGTTATAGACTCTCAGATCATCCAGTCCGGCAATATGATCCATATGTTCATGTGTGATAAGTACATGATCCACATCCTGTATACGCGACCGGATGCTTTGAATGCGGAACTCAGGTCCGGTATCGATGATGATGGAATGCTGATCAGTTTTGATCCAGGCCGAACACCTGGAGCGCTGATTACGGGGATCATGTGCCAGCTCTTCCCACCTGAACCCTCCGGCAACCGGAACCCCCATGGATGTACCCGTCCCTAAAAACGTTACTTCCATTATTCCAGCTCTAATTCATCTTCGGCATCAGCATGTGCATTTATGCGGTCCCAGAGTTCTTCAAGTTCTTTTCGTACAGCAGGCTTTACATAGGTATCATCGAGATCGACAGTCATCAGTACCCGGGCAATTGTGCCCACCTGAGATTGTGGCGGCTTGTTCTTATTGATAATGACAAGCTGATCTCCCTGTACAATACAATCCGATCCCCGGAAGGACCCTCTTTCTTTTCGAAGAGTGTACCCGGATTGTTCCAGTAAATGCTCTAACTCTAAAAGTAATTTATCTGTTTTCAAAGGGAGACTCCGATAGTGAACATGTGACTGATAAGATCATAATCAAATTCCTCACGGTCAATATCATAGGATCTCTGATTAAAATCATATCCTATACTGATAATGTTGTTTTTAAATACAGACAGAAAGTTAATCCGGAGTTTTCCTTCTAAAGTGAAAGCGGTTCCGCCAAAGAATCCGCCTGCTGAACTGCTGAAACCGTAACCGGGCATAAAGTTTGTATAAATGCTTAGTGCATTTCCAAATTGCACATCCACATAGGCTCCCGCCGCTCCCCTTATGGTTGATTGTGAAAACTCATTGTTGACATCTTTTTTCCTGATTGTAGTAATCTGAGAACCTGCCAGCAGAGGTATTCCTGTCCTGAACCGGGGTCTGGTTATGATATTAAGGTTGTTGTTTAAAGCAATAGAAAAATCGATCATCTGGTCATCACCCATTCCGCTTAGTTTATTTCCAACCGACAGATAAGCTTCAAGAAAGGGAGATTCAAAGGAAATATGAACAGCAGTTCCTTCAGTATCAAAGCGATTAGTGACGGGTAAGCCGGTGTTGTTATCCGTCGTGGCACCGGTATAATTAAAGTCAATTGCTCTTAAACCAATCCTTATCTGTGGTGCATTTCGGTTTACTCTCCTGCTCTCCGATTCTGAATCAATAGAAAACATTTGTGCATGCGCATTGGCAGACAGGAATAAGAGTAAAACGAAAAGAGATGTAAAGGCCCTATAGTTTAAATGCATATGGAATTATTTTAGGAAGGATAAAGGTTAACGAGACAACATTATATAAACAGAAAAAATTGCAGTCATGAAATCACTGTTGATCACACTAATAACACTGGCTCTTATGTCATTTAATGCTGATGATACTTCTTTCTATGAATTTAAAGTAAAAAATATAGATGATGAAGAAGTAGCACTGGAAGAATATAAAGGGAAAGTAATTCTAATCGTTAACACAGCATCTCAATGCGGCTACACTCCGCAGTATGAAGGTCTACAGGCCATCTATGAAAAATATCAAGATCAGGGCTTAGTCATTATGGGCTTTCCAGCTAACAATTTTAACGGACAGGAACCTGGATCAAATGAGGAGATCAAGCAGTTCTGCACCCTTAACTATAGTGTCAAATTCCCGATGTTCTCCAAAGTTTCTGTAAAAGGGGAAGATCAGGCAGAATTATTTACATACCTTACGTCTCAGGAAAATCAAGACTTTACAGGAGAAATTAAGTGGAATTTCGAAAAATTTCTTATTTCCCGGAACGGAAACCTTAAGAGAAGGTTTAGAAGTAGTGTAACTCCCGAGAGTGAAGAAATTACTTCAGCGATAGAAGCTGAATTGAACATGTAAGTCTCAACTTACATATCCCATCACCATCCCGATAAGAGGATCATGATTGATTTCATGATCCTCCTTTTTTTTATTTTAATGTTTGACTTACATCCCAAATGCTCCCTATATTTGGAGCCTTTCGGGAATTAACTTATTCCCGTTATCTTATTGAAATAAGGTCCGGTAGTTCAGTTGGTTAGAACGCCTGCCTGTCACGCAGGAGGTCGAGGGTTCGAGTCCCTTCCGGATCGCAATCAAAGCTCATGATTAAGTTCATGGGCTTTTTTTGTTTTCTGAGGTCATGGCACCTTTAAGCTGGTCAGGAAATATATCCGGTTGCTCTTTAATAAGGGAATACCGGCAGTCACGCAGGAGGTCGAGGGTTCTGCCGAAGCCATCTCTTTGGGAGAGTCCTTTCCGGATCGCTAAATAAGTTATTAGTTAATACACAGGGATTTGTATCAACAACTGCAAAAGAACTACTATCTAAATTACTCTAATATACCATTTACCCTTATTCAGT
It encodes:
- the ruvA gene encoding Holliday junction branch migration protein RuvA, which codes for MIAYLKGHVEEIREDAVILDVNNIGYRVEASSTTLDQVRDAGSEIKLLIYHHFTDSDQRLFGFFTRNEKNLFEKLITVKGVGPKSGLNILSGLPADQLIRAITGSQASTLSKVPGIGKKTAERIIVELKDKLDAPETESGGQPLVGGGVTDEAISALESLGFKKREAEAAVLKALKDSDSSNASEVIKKSLSLLNK
- a CDS encoding sensor histidine kinase produces the protein MSKKNKRSWNLYKLGLRTAFFTSLISSALIFLLIWIGLDTGIYESGTYGVLTLPIFFIIAYTVNYRMTYRRLEMLERVSKNIARKRFKEYDDVTTRHNDELDYLIKQAAKSSRTIEREIQRLNRIENYRKEFIGDISHELKTPVFAIQGFIETLLNGALEDEEVNRDFLRKAMRNVNRLIYLTKDLMEISKLETGELKSEIEEVYLYEVLHDILESLQYKAEKERIELIVNDFDRNICVKADKNQVKQVLINLIENAIKYNTPGGKVEVTVKSEPTNPDRVFVEVKDTGIGIDEKDIPRVTERFFRVDKSRSRERGGTGLGLAIVKHILEAHGEKFMIQSAPNVGSTFTFTLRRADVHAL
- a CDS encoding response regulator transcription factor; the encoded protein is MAEQTILVVDDEKDLLDLIEYNLKKEGFKVLKAENGEQGIEKAREHKPDLVLLDIMMPKMDGLEAVEIMRKDDDLRNIPIIFLTARSDEKTEVEGLDKGGDDYITKPISTTKLISRIKAVMRRFEDIEESVNKLEVHDLMIDKDRYIVSRGEEEFQLPRKEFELLFYLASRKGKVLDRQTLLNKVWGDNIYVVDRTVDVHVRKIREKLGDHYIETVKGVGYRFKE
- a CDS encoding mannose-1-phosphate guanylyltransferase, whose product is MTYAVIMAGGSGTRFWPKSTKELPKQFLKLFGEKTMLQNTVDRIKEEIPLERVLVVTNDRYVDIVKDQLPGIPAHNVVGEPVAKNTAPCVAIAAELLHKKDEEAVMVVLPADHHITKPDKFRDILRSAISKAKQDNFLVTIGIKPDRPETGYGYIHGNDKISEELEDHIVHPVRSFKEKPDLETARDFLKSGDYFWNSGMFVWSASTILNEVSSYLPDMFKLVKEAGESLYGEGHDAAVDHFYNSCESISIDYGIMENSKDVFVVPGEFGWNDVGSWTAVYDLGEKDQQGNVVNGSFFTQSAAGNNYISSESGKMISLVGVEGLAVVETENAILVCKLDQAQKVKDIVNQLNESEELKKFL
- a CDS encoding MBL fold metallo-hydrolase: MEVTFLGTGTSMGVPVAGGFRWEELAHDPRNQRSRCSAWIKTDQHSIIIDTGPEFRIQSIRSRIQDVDHVLITHEHMDHIAGLDDLRVYNFKKSGPIPVYSTESCVDSIKKRFDYMFGENKYPGSTSLDLVVADSPFMIGEHEVTPLPVTHGKMAINGYRIDNFSYLTDVKDIPKSTRDLIRGSDVMVLSALRWEPDHPTHLTIPQAVDIINELEVPEAYLIHMNSYVDHQPTNDRLPDHIKLAFDQQVIKV
- a CDS encoding glutathione peroxidase, giving the protein MKSLLITLITLALMSFNADDTSFYEFKVKNIDDEEVALEEYKGKVILIVNTASQCGYTPQYEGLQAIYEKYQDQGLVIMGFPANNFNGQEPGSNEEIKQFCTLNYSVKFPMFSKVSVKGEDQAELFTYLTSQENQDFTGEIKWNFEKFLISRNGNLKRRFRSSVTPESEEITSAIEAELNM